A window of Haliscomenobacter hydrossis DSM 1100 contains these coding sequences:
- a CDS encoding carboxylate-amine ligase, with the protein MDLSGFTLGIEEEFQTIDPVTRELRSHMSRIVDEGQVKLQEQVKAEMHQAVVEVGTVICKNIQEAREDVINLRRYVIEIADKVDLKIASSGTHPFSHWADQAITPNPRYDQIVEELQEAARSNLIFGLHVHVGIPSREVGVQIINVARYFLPHIFALSTNSPFWEGRNTGYKSFRTKVFDKFPRTGLPESFTSAIEYEQYLDLLIKTGCIDNGKKIWWDMRLHPFFETVEFRICDVQMRVEETIALAAVMQAIVVKLYKLMSSNLSFRMYGKPLINENKWRAARYGIDGKLIDFGKQEEVPTKALIYELIDFVDDVVDHLGSREEVEYLIKMMEQGTGADRQLKVYQETNDFKAVVDYIIGETAAGLW; encoded by the coding sequence ATGGATCTTTCTGGTTTCACCCTTGGCATAGAAGAAGAATTTCAAACCATCGACCCGGTTACCCGGGAATTGCGTTCGCACATGTCGCGCATCGTGGACGAGGGGCAAGTAAAGCTCCAGGAACAAGTGAAAGCGGAAATGCACCAGGCGGTGGTTGAAGTTGGCACGGTCATTTGCAAAAACATCCAGGAAGCACGGGAGGACGTGATCAACTTGCGGCGCTACGTCATTGAGATCGCCGATAAGGTTGACCTCAAAATTGCTTCTTCTGGCACTCATCCGTTTTCGCATTGGGCGGATCAGGCGATTACTCCCAATCCTCGCTACGACCAGATCGTAGAAGAATTGCAGGAAGCTGCCCGCTCCAACCTCATTTTTGGCTTGCACGTACACGTAGGCATTCCCAGCCGTGAAGTGGGTGTACAAATCATCAATGTGGCGCGGTATTTTTTACCCCATATTTTTGCCCTTTCCACCAATTCTCCATTTTGGGAAGGCCGCAATACGGGTTATAAGTCGTTTCGCACCAAAGTATTCGACAAATTTCCCCGCACTGGTCTGCCTGAGTCTTTTACCAGCGCGATTGAATACGAGCAGTATTTGGATCTGTTGATCAAAACGGGTTGTATCGACAATGGCAAAAAAATCTGGTGGGACATGCGCCTGCACCCGTTTTTTGAAACCGTAGAATTCCGGATTTGTGATGTACAAATGCGCGTAGAAGAAACCATTGCCCTGGCCGCGGTGATGCAGGCTATTGTGGTGAAATTGTACAAATTGATGAGCAGCAACCTGAGTTTCCGCATGTACGGCAAGCCACTCATCAATGAAAACAAATGGCGCGCAGCACGTTACGGCATCGATGGAAAATTGATTGATTTCGGAAAACAAGAAGAAGTTCCCACCAAAGCATTGATCTATGAGCTCATTGATTTTGTTGATGATGTAGTGGATCACCTCGGTAGCCGAGAAGAAGTGGAATACCTCATTAAAATGATGGAACAGGGAACCGGAGCCGATCGCCAACTTAAAGTTTATCAGGAAACCAATGATTTCAAAGCGGTTGTCGACTACATTATTGGCGAAACTGCTGCTGGTCTTTGGTAA
- a CDS encoding outer membrane beta-barrel protein — MKNLFTLICALFLTISTMQAQTKVFGTVVDTTGETLTGATVMVLQAKDSLLSGFALVDPKGAFEVPGVKAGDYIVQVSFLGYGVKKIPITLAGEKEKDLGKIFMKEQTAMLNEYVVEGERAPMTIKKDTVEFNAAAFKVQPNSTVEELLKRLPGVEVEKDGNVKAQGENVTRVLVNGKEFFGRDPKTATRNLPADAIDKIQVFDKMTDVAEFTGVDDGQREKTINLTLRPDRQNGTFGNFRLGGGGPEQFDLGGNMNRFSKTGQISIIGSANNVNRNGFSINEYLDFSGGGGGFGGGGRGGIGGGDVPINFGRNYGFTTFYSGGLNFSKDFGKKTKFNGSYLYSGFKKETDQKTRTENFLEKSAFIQSDTSEQDESSDVHRLNFTLDHDLDSTQSIRVVSRVSFSQNGSDVFSNSFSTNEQFIARNSSDQTNASDGSNVNLNTTLLYRKKFGRRGRNLSTTFTLNNVDGNTDRSNLSQNLFFGTDGSITNRQDYNQITDAINDRMSYNARLSFTEPLSRGKFLELNYSYNHRGNNNNSEVYDVLPSGQLVLNQLQTNHILSDFNFHNGGFNFRIANPKLNFTTGLAVQYATLEGDLRSREQRVEQEFTNLLPSVRLRYNFSQMRSFNFDYSTDINEPSVTQLQPAPDLSNPLSIYYGNPNLKPEYGHRFTMRYNHFNQFNFTNFFGFANFTYTNNRIQTAQTINEETFITERTPINVPDDYRFISRLNYGGRLKSIKTRFSFNAGYNYNWGTTFVNAARNFTKTQNPTVGVTLDNQKKEKWDWNLGYTLNYSNTAYSLNSERNQDYFSYTYTVGVRKFFLKDKLNIETDLDYSQFRGLGEEFDQDIPIWNAAISMYFLKANKGQLKFGAYDILNQNQGISRTVQLNYFQDQDVNSLARYFMFSFIYSMKGFQKGNANGGNRMNIQMR; from the coding sequence ATGAAGAATCTTTTTACCCTCATCTGTGCCCTCTTCCTGACGATCTCCACTATGCAGGCACAGACGAAAGTCTTTGGTACTGTCGTTGACACAACTGGAGAAACCCTCACGGGTGCAACGGTGATGGTGTTGCAAGCCAAAGACTCCCTGCTCAGTGGATTTGCTTTAGTTGACCCCAAAGGTGCTTTTGAGGTTCCAGGTGTAAAAGCAGGTGATTACATTGTACAAGTCAGCTTTTTGGGCTATGGCGTAAAGAAAATTCCCATCACCTTAGCTGGTGAAAAAGAAAAAGACCTGGGCAAAATTTTCATGAAGGAACAAACCGCCATGCTCAACGAGTACGTTGTGGAAGGTGAGCGAGCGCCCATGACCATCAAAAAAGATACCGTTGAATTCAACGCTGCGGCGTTCAAGGTTCAACCCAACTCTACCGTAGAGGAATTGCTCAAGCGCCTGCCGGGGGTAGAGGTAGAAAAAGACGGCAACGTAAAAGCCCAGGGTGAAAACGTAACCCGGGTATTGGTAAACGGGAAAGAATTTTTTGGCCGCGATCCAAAAACGGCTACCCGCAACTTACCTGCCGATGCCATCGATAAGATCCAGGTATTTGATAAAATGACCGATGTGGCAGAGTTCACAGGGGTTGATGATGGCCAACGGGAAAAAACGATCAACCTGACCCTACGCCCCGATCGCCAGAATGGTACTTTTGGCAACTTCCGCCTGGGAGGCGGTGGCCCCGAACAATTCGATCTGGGTGGTAACATGAACCGTTTTTCCAAAACTGGTCAAATCTCGATCATTGGCTCGGCCAACAACGTCAACCGCAATGGTTTTTCCATCAATGAATACCTCGACTTTTCGGGCGGTGGTGGCGGTTTTGGCGGCGGCGGTCGTGGTGGTATAGGTGGCGGTGATGTGCCGATCAACTTTGGGCGCAACTATGGCTTTACCACTTTTTACTCCGGTGGTTTGAACTTCAGCAAAGATTTTGGCAAAAAGACCAAATTCAACGGTAGCTACCTATATAGTGGTTTCAAAAAAGAAACCGATCAAAAAACCCGTACGGAAAACTTCCTCGAAAAATCAGCTTTCATTCAAAGTGATACTTCTGAACAAGACGAAAGTAGTGATGTACACCGCCTCAACTTTACCCTCGATCACGACCTGGATTCTACCCAGTCAATCCGGGTGGTAAGCCGGGTGTCGTTTAGCCAGAATGGCAGCGATGTTTTTTCCAATTCGTTTTCTACCAATGAACAGTTTATAGCACGCAACTCCAGCGACCAAACCAACGCCTCGGATGGTTCAAACGTAAACCTGAACACGACTTTGCTTTACCGCAAAAAATTCGGTCGCCGTGGGCGCAACCTCAGCACCACTTTCACCTTGAACAATGTAGATGGGAATACCGACCGCAGCAACTTGTCGCAAAACTTGTTCTTCGGTACGGATGGTTCCATCACCAACCGGCAAGACTACAACCAGATTACCGATGCGATCAACGACCGCATGAGCTACAATGCCCGTTTGTCTTTTACCGAGCCATTGTCACGCGGTAAATTCCTGGAACTGAACTACTCCTACAACCACCGCGGCAACAACAACAACAGCGAAGTGTATGATGTACTGCCTTCTGGACAATTGGTACTCAACCAGCTCCAAACCAACCACATCCTCAGCGACTTTAATTTCCACAACGGGGGCTTCAATTTCCGAATCGCCAACCCTAAATTGAACTTCACTACTGGCTTAGCGGTACAGTATGCGACCCTGGAAGGCGACTTGCGCTCAAGAGAACAAAGAGTTGAGCAAGAGTTTACCAACTTGTTGCCCAGCGTACGTTTGCGGTACAATTTCAGCCAAATGCGCAGTTTCAACTTCGATTATAGCACCGACATCAACGAGCCTTCGGTGACCCAGTTGCAACCTGCACCCGATTTGAGCAACCCACTGAGCATATATTATGGTAATCCCAACCTGAAGCCTGAATATGGTCACCGCTTTACCATGCGGTACAACCACTTCAATCAGTTCAACTTTACCAACTTCTTTGGTTTTGCCAACTTTACGTATACCAACAACCGCATCCAAACTGCACAAACCATCAACGAAGAAACCTTCATCACCGAGCGCACCCCCATCAACGTGCCCGATGATTACCGTTTCATCAGCCGGCTCAACTATGGTGGCCGTCTGAAAAGTATCAAGACGCGCTTTAGCTTCAATGCTGGCTACAACTACAACTGGGGGACAACCTTTGTGAACGCTGCCCGCAACTTCACGAAGACCCAAAACCCTACCGTAGGCGTGACTTTAGACAACCAGAAAAAGGAAAAATGGGACTGGAACCTCGGATATACCCTCAACTATTCGAATACTGCTTATTCGCTGAACAGCGAACGCAACCAGGACTATTTCAGCTACACCTATACAGTAGGTGTACGCAAGTTTTTCCTGAAAGATAAACTGAACATCGAAACCGATCTGGATTATAGCCAATTCCGTGGCTTGGGTGAAGAATTTGACCAGGATATTCCAATCTGGAATGCGGCCATCTCCATGTACTTCCTCAAGGCCAACAAAGGTCAACTCAAATTCGGAGCCTATGATATCCTGAACCAAAACCAGGGCATCAGCCGTACGGTACAGTTGAACTACTTCCAGGATCAGGATGTAAACTCACTGGCCCGCTACTTCATGTTCAGCTTCATCTACTCCATGAAAGGCTTCCAGAAAGGAAATGCCAATGGTGGAAATCGGATGAATATTCAGATGAGATAA
- a CDS encoding esterase family protein — protein MQETYHKFWSHCLGREIEMLSFGNWGYPVLLFPTSMGRYYENKDFKLIESARWFIESGKIKIYCIDSIDKDSWYAKHLHPATRIYNHTCYDRMLNEELVPSIRQECNVEKIGVAGCSFGGYHALNFAFKHPDKVAYMFSMGGAFDIKQHLEGHYDDNVFFNNPPDFIPDAQNSHFYDMKVVLGTSEHDFCKGENEWMSQILHRKGINHWLDIRPFANHDWPIWREMFPDYLSKI, from the coding sequence TTGCAAGAAACTTACCACAAATTCTGGTCGCATTGCCTGGGAAGAGAAATCGAAATGTTGAGTTTTGGAAATTGGGGCTATCCCGTCCTCTTGTTTCCTACGTCAATGGGTCGTTATTATGAAAACAAGGACTTCAAATTGATTGAATCCGCCCGTTGGTTCATCGAATCCGGCAAAATCAAGATCTATTGTATTGATAGCATTGACAAGGACAGTTGGTACGCCAAACATTTGCATCCCGCTACCCGCATCTACAACCATACCTGTTACGACCGCATGTTGAATGAGGAGCTTGTACCCTCCATCCGCCAGGAGTGTAATGTGGAAAAAATTGGCGTGGCCGGCTGCAGTTTTGGTGGATACCACGCCCTGAATTTTGCGTTCAAGCACCCCGATAAAGTGGCCTACATGTTCAGCATGGGTGGTGCTTTTGACATCAAACAACACCTGGAAGGCCATTACGATGACAATGTTTTTTTCAACAATCCACCTGATTTTATCCCGGATGCGCAAAATTCGCATTTTTACGATATGAAAGTGGTTTTGGGTACCTCCGAACACGATTTTTGCAAAGGAGAAAACGAGTGGATGTCCCAAATTTTGCACCGCAAAGGCATCAACCATTGGTTGGATATTCGCCCGTTTGCCAACCACGATTGGCCCATCTGGCGCGAAATGTTCCCTGATTATTTGTCAAAAATTTAA
- a CDS encoding alpha/beta hydrolase: protein MHKKELVLSSIHLERKVKITLILPPRYALSFHHYPVLYLNDGQDLPSLRMEESLHQLYSAHEIPHFILVGIHANEQRKHEYGTAKILDYAGRGSKAGKHTHFVLTELKPYIEQHYRANSTPEYNYFAGFSLGGLSALDIVWHHPHVFSKVGVFSGSFWWRSKALDQGYNEATDRIMHALIRENDQKPAVKFWLQTGTEDEVSDRNNNGIIDSIDDTLGLIEELEKKGYQRDEEIVYREVEGGRHDQTTWGRVFPEFLIWVFK, encoded by the coding sequence ATGCACAAAAAAGAACTCGTTTTATCCTCAATTCATTTGGAACGCAAGGTTAAGATAACCCTTATCTTACCCCCTCGCTACGCGCTGAGTTTCCACCATTACCCGGTTTTATATCTCAATGATGGCCAGGATTTACCAAGTTTGCGGATGGAGGAATCCCTGCATCAACTCTATTCGGCGCACGAAATTCCTCATTTTATTTTGGTGGGGATACACGCCAATGAGCAGCGCAAGCATGAGTATGGAACTGCTAAAATACTAGATTATGCCGGACGGGGTAGCAAGGCGGGAAAACATACCCATTTTGTACTGACGGAACTCAAACCGTATATCGAACAACATTACCGGGCCAACTCAACGCCTGAGTACAACTATTTTGCAGGCTTTTCTCTTGGCGGCTTGTCGGCATTAGACATAGTCTGGCATCATCCGCATGTTTTTTCCAAAGTTGGCGTGTTTTCTGGTTCGTTTTGGTGGCGTTCAAAAGCCCTGGACCAGGGATACAACGAGGCTACCGATCGCATCATGCACGCGCTGATCCGTGAAAATGATCAAAAGCCAGCAGTGAAATTTTGGCTACAGACGGGTACGGAAGACGAAGTATCAGATCGCAACAACAACGGCATCATCGACTCAATTGACGATACCCTGGGCTTGATTGAAGAATTGGAAAAGAAGGGCTATCAGCGGGACGAAGAGATCGTTTACCGCGAAGTGGAAGGTGGTCGCCATGATCAGACGACGTGGGGGAGGGTTTTTCCGGAATTCCTTATATGGGTTTTTAAGTGA
- a CDS encoding aspartate:alanine exchanger family transporter: MIEALTENPILLLFIVAGLGYGVGSISIRGNSLGVAAVLFVGLFIGSFSPDLRIPEIITFLGLSIFVYTVGLGSGPSFFSTFKRRGWQDLIFVFIMLTFSASIAAGLHYFLQFDASITAGLFVGSTTNTPALAGLLDMIQNLGLEESVSKLDAENSVIGYSLSYPMGILGPMLAVILMQKLLKIDFPKEERELRKDYPVRQDILTLTVEVNHEDVLNTPIRDLRKARGWTVMFGRFERANKMHLTSWDTEFQLGDRVALVGDREEVEQVASELGTILPIQLSYDQTEYETRRIFVSNSKVAGLKLAALNLNEDYALLISRVRRGDIDMMANADTVLELGDRVRVIGKRKDMAEIAKFFGDSYEELSQIDLLSFGLGMAMGMILGMVTFTLPGGVNFKLGFAGGPIIVGLILGGLRRSGPINWSLPYSANLILRQIGLIFLLAGVGVNSGHQFVKTITGGGIGLWVFASSAIISILTVCATLLVGYKILKIPFSILIGLVSNHPAILDFNIRRSKNKLPNVGYSLMTPMSIVVKIVYAQLLYLLLS; encoded by the coding sequence ATGATTGAAGCATTAACCGAAAACCCCATTCTTTTGCTGTTCATTGTGGCGGGATTGGGCTATGGCGTAGGCAGCATCAGCATTCGGGGCAACAGCTTGGGTGTGGCGGCGGTACTGTTCGTAGGTTTGTTCATCGGTAGCTTTAGTCCCGATCTGCGCATCCCTGAAATCATTACCTTTTTGGGGCTTTCCATTTTTGTATATACCGTAGGTTTGGGCAGTGGACCTAGCTTTTTCAGCACCTTCAAACGTCGGGGCTGGCAAGATTTGATCTTTGTGTTCATCATGCTGACTTTTTCGGCCAGCATTGCCGCTGGTTTGCATTACTTCCTCCAATTTGATGCCAGCATTACTGCGGGATTATTTGTAGGTAGCACGACCAATACTCCGGCGTTGGCGGGCTTATTGGATATGATCCAGAATTTGGGCCTGGAAGAGAGTGTGAGCAAACTCGACGCCGAAAACAGCGTCATTGGCTATTCTCTTTCTTACCCGATGGGTATTTTGGGCCCAATGTTGGCCGTGATTTTGATGCAAAAACTCCTCAAGATTGATTTTCCAAAAGAAGAACGGGAATTGCGCAAAGATTATCCGGTGCGACAGGACATCCTCACCCTTACCGTTGAGGTGAATCATGAAGATGTGTTGAACACCCCCATTCGCGACCTTCGCAAAGCACGGGGCTGGACCGTTATGTTCGGTAGGTTTGAACGAGCCAACAAAATGCACCTCACGTCCTGGGATACCGAATTCCAACTCGGCGATCGGGTTGCGCTGGTAGGCGACCGCGAAGAAGTGGAACAAGTGGCTAGCGAACTGGGCACCATTTTGCCCATTCAGCTCTCTTATGACCAAACCGAGTACGAGACCCGTCGCATTTTTGTGTCCAATTCCAAAGTTGCCGGACTCAAACTGGCTGCACTAAATCTGAATGAAGATTATGCCCTGCTGATTTCCCGGGTGCGCCGGGGCGACATCGACATGATGGCCAATGCGGATACCGTGCTGGAATTGGGAGACCGGGTGAGGGTCATTGGAAAAAGAAAAGACATGGCCGAAATCGCCAAGTTTTTTGGCGACTCCTACGAAGAACTGAGCCAGATCGACTTGCTTTCTTTTGGTTTGGGCATGGCGATGGGTATGATTTTGGGGATGGTTACCTTTACTTTGCCTGGTGGCGTCAACTTTAAACTGGGTTTTGCGGGTGGCCCCATCATCGTGGGCTTAATTTTGGGCGGTTTGCGCCGCAGCGGGCCGATCAACTGGTCTTTGCCTTACAGTGCCAACCTGATTTTGCGGCAAATTGGCTTGATCTTTCTTTTGGCAGGGGTTGGTGTGAACTCTGGCCACCAGTTTGTCAAAACCATCACCGGCGGAGGAATTGGCCTTTGGGTGTTCGCCAGCAGTGCCATCATCAGCATCCTTACGGTATGTGCCACTTTATTGGTAGGCTACAAAATTTTGAAAATTCCCTTCAGCATCCTGATTGGGTTGGTTTCGAACCACCCGGCTATATTGGATTTTAACATCCGCCGCAGCAAGAATAAGCTGCCCAATGTGGGTTATTCCCTGATGACCCCAATGTCGATTGTGGTGAAAATTGTGTACGCGCAGCTGCTGTATTTGCTACTTAGTTAG
- a CDS encoding ATP-grasp domain-containing protein produces MKKIGILFGKENTFPWAFIERVNQKEGKDIIAEPVSVDKVIQGETSGYAVIIDRISQDVPFYRAFLKNAAMSGTAVVNNPFWWSADEKFFNNCLALQVGVPVPNTALLPSFELPTDTSEESFRNLKMPLDWNYIFDYIKFPAYMKPHAGGGWKSVYRVDDVEDLWKKHAETEQLVMMLQEEIVFDDYFRCYCIGQKHVRIMPYEPRNPHHLRYDSQIKAQGPAAKKLLDTVHDYVMRLNLALGYDFNTVEFAVRDGIPYAIDFCNPAPDADVNSVGQENFDWVVEAAATMAIDRAKAAKPGQINLTWGSFIGAGTTSEMAALAGVPAAKKPAAKKK; encoded by the coding sequence ATGAAAAAAATCGGCATTTTATTTGGCAAAGAAAACACATTCCCCTGGGCTTTCATTGAACGGGTCAATCAAAAAGAAGGCAAAGACATCATTGCTGAGCCTGTTTCGGTGGATAAAGTCATTCAAGGAGAAACAAGCGGTTATGCAGTGATCATTGACCGCATTTCCCAAGATGTCCCCTTTTACCGGGCCTTCCTGAAGAATGCCGCCATGAGTGGCACCGCAGTGGTCAACAACCCTTTCTGGTGGAGCGCTGATGAGAAGTTTTTCAACAATTGTTTGGCCTTACAAGTTGGTGTTCCAGTACCCAATACAGCCTTGCTCCCTTCTTTTGAGTTGCCTACCGACACCAGTGAAGAGTCGTTCCGCAACCTCAAAATGCCCCTGGATTGGAACTACATCTTTGATTACATCAAGTTTCCAGCCTACATGAAGCCGCATGCTGGCGGTGGCTGGAAAAGTGTGTACCGGGTGGACGATGTAGAAGACCTCTGGAAAAAACACGCTGAGACCGAGCAATTGGTGATGATGTTGCAGGAAGAAATTGTATTTGACGATTACTTCCGTTGCTATTGCATTGGGCAAAAACATGTGCGCATCATGCCTTACGAACCCCGCAATCCGCACCATTTGCGCTATGATTCTCAAATTAAAGCACAAGGCCCGGCGGCGAAAAAATTGCTGGATACTGTACACGATTACGTGATGCGCCTCAATTTGGCCCTGGGTTATGACTTCAACACCGTAGAGTTTGCGGTACGCGATGGCATTCCGTACGCCATCGACTTCTGCAATCCAGCTCCCGACGCCGATGTCAATTCAGTTGGCCAGGAAAATTTTGACTGGGTCGTTGAAGCCGCCGCCACGATGGCGATCGACCGTGCCAAAGCTGCCAAACCCGGACAAATCAACCTCACCTGGGGCAGTTTTATTGGTGCAGGAACGACCAGCGAAATGGCCGCGTTGGCCGGAGTACCTGCGGCGAAAAAGCCGGCAGCGAAAAAGAAATAG
- a CDS encoding MFS transporter: MKNKPDLSFWQIWNMSFGFLGIQYGFGLQQANMSPIYRYLGAEESNIPGLWLAGPLTGLLLQPIIGALSDRSWSNTWGRRRPYIFIGAIVGSIAMILMPNSKSVFMAACLMWLLDAGLNSSMEPFRAFVGDLLNSKQRPTGFAVQSFMVGFGQTLSNLMPLILPIIGLSMAVGGDFSNGIPDSVRIPFYIGAAAILLTVFFTMATTKEYPPENEDYKIKPTFSAEQKKNISFWHLALTIGAALIGGMFAWRLAGTTNALIWTAGIGIGLYLVLMLPVFKEILASLSEMPLVMRQLWWVKFFTWYGLPLMWQYLSLSVAKYAFNAPSPDANPAGFEAGKNWGSLCFAMFSISCFVISIFLPAIAKRMGSRRATHAFFLIIGALGFFSVLLSNDKWIYFTGMTLIGFAWGSIMSMPYLMLANAVSSTKMGVYMGIFNGFICVPQFIGMLTVPLYYKPILGDDPRNALVLAGICMVLAAASCFLVKEGSGVREFEGS; encoded by the coding sequence GTGAAAAATAAACCGGATCTTTCTTTTTGGCAAATCTGGAACATGAGTTTCGGGTTTTTAGGAATTCAGTATGGCTTCGGCTTGCAGCAGGCCAACATGAGCCCGATTTACCGTTACCTGGGTGCAGAAGAAAGCAATATTCCTGGGTTGTGGCTGGCAGGGCCACTCACCGGATTATTGCTGCAACCCATTATTGGTGCTTTGTCTGACCGCAGTTGGTCAAATACCTGGGGGCGGCGCAGGCCTTACATCTTTATCGGGGCCATTGTAGGCAGCATAGCCATGATTTTGATGCCCAATTCCAAATCTGTATTTATGGCCGCTTGCCTGATGTGGTTGTTGGATGCGGGTTTGAACTCCTCAATGGAGCCTTTCCGCGCTTTTGTAGGTGATCTATTGAACAGCAAACAACGCCCTACCGGTTTTGCAGTACAATCTTTTATGGTCGGTTTTGGCCAAACCTTATCCAACCTCATGCCGCTGATTTTACCCATCATCGGTTTATCCATGGCCGTAGGTGGTGATTTTAGCAACGGGATTCCCGATTCGGTGCGGATACCTTTTTACATCGGGGCGGCAGCCATTTTGTTGACCGTATTTTTTACGATGGCGACAACCAAAGAATATCCGCCTGAAAATGAGGACTATAAAATCAAACCTACTTTTAGTGCCGAACAAAAGAAAAACATCTCTTTTTGGCATCTGGCCCTTACCATCGGTGCAGCGTTGATTGGTGGCATGTTTGCCTGGCGTTTAGCGGGTACAACCAATGCCTTGATTTGGACTGCGGGCATTGGCATAGGTTTATATCTGGTTCTGATGTTGCCCGTTTTTAAAGAAATCCTGGCTTCCTTATCGGAAATGCCTCTGGTCATGCGCCAATTGTGGTGGGTGAAGTTTTTTACCTGGTACGGATTGCCGCTGATGTGGCAGTACCTTTCTCTTTCAGTGGCCAAATATGCCTTCAACGCGCCTAGCCCGGATGCCAATCCAGCCGGTTTTGAAGCAGGGAAAAACTGGGGAAGTTTGTGTTTTGCCATGTTCAGTATTTCCTGTTTCGTGATTTCGATCTTTTTACCCGCTATTGCCAAACGGATGGGCAGCCGCCGGGCTACTCACGCATTCTTTTTGATCATCGGGGCCTTGGGTTTTTTCAGTGTGCTGCTGAGCAACGACAAGTGGATTTACTTTACAGGTATGACCCTCATTGGTTTTGCCTGGGGTTCGATCATGTCGATGCCTTACCTGATGTTGGCCAACGCGGTTTCTTCAACCAAAATGGGTGTCTATATGGGGATTTTTAACGGTTTCATCTGTGTGCCCCAGTTCATCGGCATGTTGACCGTCCCACTTTATTATAAGCCAATTTTGGGTGATGATCCACGCAATGCCTTGGTTTTGGCGGGCATTTGTATGGTGTTGGCTGCCGCCTCCTGCTTCCTGGTTAAGGAGGGTTCGGGAGTTCGGGAGTTTGAGGGTTCGTAG
- a CDS encoding type 1 glutamine amidotransferase produces the protein MKTDETLKIAVLDMYDNWANEGMRCIRQLITRFLEQDDIEGSFEVFNVRANNEIPDLDTYDIFISSGGPGSPLAANTQWEKDYFDFVDTLFAYNHQHARKKYMFLICHSFQMVCRHLGLAEVTKRQSTSFGVMPIHRMGDGYAEYIFHGLPEPFYAVDSRDYQVTQVNETRMREFGAQALCLEKERPHIPLERAVMAIRFSPEVFGTQFHPEADSRGMLRYYLMDDKRKWVIDTHGEAKYFEMIDRLDDPDKILLTEAVIIPSFLHHAAEQLQGVLVA, from the coding sequence ATGAAAACGGACGAAACGTTAAAAATCGCGGTGCTGGACATGTACGACAACTGGGCCAATGAAGGCATGCGTTGTATTCGGCAACTTATTACCCGATTTTTGGAACAAGACGACATTGAAGGTAGTTTTGAGGTGTTCAATGTACGCGCAAACAACGAAATTCCAGACCTGGACACCTACGATATTTTTATTTCCAGCGGCGGTCCCGGTAGTCCATTGGCAGCAAATACCCAATGGGAAAAGGATTATTTTGACTTTGTCGATACACTTTTTGCATACAATCACCAACATGCACGTAAAAAGTACATGTTTCTCATTTGTCATTCCTTCCAGATGGTGTGCCGACACCTGGGTTTGGCCGAAGTAACCAAACGTCAATCTACCTCCTTTGGGGTGATGCCGATCCACCGCATGGGCGATGGGTATGCCGAGTATATTTTTCACGGCTTACCCGAACCTTTTTACGCAGTTGACTCCCGCGATTACCAGGTGACCCAGGTCAACGAAACGAGGATGCGGGAGTTTGGCGCGCAAGCACTTTGCCTGGAAAAAGAACGCCCGCATATTCCGCTGGAACGAGCAGTTATGGCCATTCGTTTTTCACCCGAAGTATTCGGCACCCAATTTCACCCCGAGGCCGACTCACGAGGTATGCTGCGTTATTACCTCATGGACGACAAACGCAAATGGGTGATCGATACCCACGGCGAAGCCAAGTATTTTGAAATGATCGATCGATTGGACGATCCCGATAAAATTTTGCTGACGGAAGCGGTGATCATCCCTTCATTTTTACACCACGCTGCCGAGCAACTCCAGGGAGTGCTGGTGGCTTAA